The following are from one region of the Corylus avellana chromosome ca1, CavTom2PMs-1.0 genome:
- the LOC132174254 gene encoding uncharacterized protein LOC132174254 has protein sequence MTAAAGLEDFQRVNAQFLGSNSDTPPAQTTNWKPPPVNMVKVNWDAAIDKKNSCVGIGILARDANGQFMAACGLKKKTLRDPTVAEAFATLHTVLFANELGFEHVIFEGDALTVVKAINSTDTCESSYGHFVEDVKRSRSEIAISSFVHVLRGANSAAHNLANEACTHVTDICQWHLIPPCIGDIIRKVGTLLSS, from the coding sequence ATGACGGCAGCGGCTGGTTTGGAGGATTTCCAGAGGGTCAATGCTCAGTTTTTGGGGTCAAACAGTGATACTCCACCCGCTCAAACGACAAATTGGAAGCCGCCGCCGGTGAATATGGTGAAGGTGAACTGGGATGCTGCCATAGATAAAAAAAACTCCTGTGTCGGGATTGGAATTCTAGCAAGGGATGCAAATGGGCAATTTATGGCTGCTTGTGGACTCAAGAAGAAGACATTAAGGGATCCTACTGTGGCTGAAGCATTTGCTACCCTCCACACTGTGCTATTTGCCAATGAGCTGGGCTTTGAACATGTAATCTTTGAGGGAGATGCACTAACGGTAGTGAAGGCTATTAATTCTACTGACACGTGTGAGAGTAGCTATGGACATTTCGTGGAAGATGTGAAGCGTTCTAGGAGCGAAATAGCAATATCTAGTTTTGTTCATGTGCTAAGGGGAGCAAATTCAGCTGCCCATAATCTAGCAAATGAGGCTTGTACCCATGTCACTGATATTTGTCAGTGGCATTTGATTCCACCATGTATTGGTGATATTATTAGGAAGGTGGGGACTCTCCTCTCTTCTTGA